The DNA segment aaactgaaacaagaggtaaagaggatgacaagaactgacaaaagatatcacatagagaaactggcagatgaaggcagaaaatgcagcaagtaaaaatgacctgaagacactgtacaagataaacaaacagctaaaacaacgggtttaagaacagtgatgtgccagtgaaagacgtgaacggtaatgtcgtcgagggagaggcaggaaaactacagcgctggagggagcattttgagtcagttctgaacagacagatcccctcagcttgcagacatccagccagcagctatagaccttgacatctgcacagacccaccaagcctggaagaagtgacagcagcagtcaagacaatgaagagcggcaaagcaccaggggcagatggaataacagcagagatgtttgaaagcagatataaatgtgacagctcccaagctgactgaaatcttcaggcaaatttgggaatcagggcaggtccctgttgcgtggaagacagggctcatcttcaagttacccaagaaaggagatcttggagactgcaataattggaggggcataaacattctttccctcaccagcaaggtcttcagcaagattgttttgtcaagactgacggcaactcttgagaaagacctcgaccacagcaagcaggatttcgccctgggcgatcctgctccgaacacatcttcattctgcgacagattctggagcagagcaatgaatggaacacaccgctgtacatcataTTTCAtagacctggagaaggcttttgacagcatccaccgcgagtccttatggaagatcctgaggcattacggagtccctgcaaaacttgttcaggtcattgcaatgctgtacagcgatttcaaatccaggttgtctgtgacacagagctcacagacccttcaacgtcagtactggggtgaagcagcaggctgcattctgtcgccgttcctcttcatcctggccatggactggatcatgaagacttccacgacagcgagaggagagggctcagatggaccatgactatgacagcaacaacagcactggaagacttggactttgctgatgacattgcctgctgtcacaccgccaccaagacatgcaggaaaaaacaaaggccttctcagaaacagctggaaaccttggcttgaaggtcagcacaaaaagactaacagtatgagagtgaacgccagagtccaagacagcatcaaactaaatggagaagagattgaggaagttgacagtttcacctatcttggtccaaaatgtcaaacactggggatgcggaggtggagattcgagcccgactggcgaaagccagtcaggcctttgcctcactcaggagcacatggaaggcaaaaacatcagccagaagatcaagctgagaatcttcaaatcaaatgtgatcagcaccctcctttacggatcagaatcttggaagatgaccaaaaccatcagtaacaagcttgatgtcttccaaacagatgcctcaggcgcatacttaacatcttttggccaaacaccatcaccaacgaagaactccaccgaagaagtgaacgagtccatcaccacgcaggttcaacgaaggcgttggcgatggattggacatgtgctccgccagcagacagcagacctttccagagtcgcctacgatggactccagacggccgaagaaaacgaggccgcccaaaggaaacttggagaagaacagtggaaagggagatgaaaggaaagggctggacatggggtcacctagagcgggtttcagccgatcgacatcagtggcggactctggttgaggccttatgtgcaacctgatgcacaaagaggaatagatagaatagatagatagaacaTTTTAGACTTTTGAGACTGAGCATAAAACTATTTAATACTTCCTATTTATAACTGACTTTTGTTCTTACCTTAAAATATTCCCATTATTTGATCCTGCAGCATGATTTCTTTAATTGttcctttatttttgtagaGCAAGGACTTATTGGAGAAGGTCCAAGTGTTACTTCACAGCATGGTAAGTTTATGGTCTATTCTAATAAAGTTGCCTAATCAGATTTAGCTTCAGCAATGAATGATGGAGAAAGATGTAAGGTCTCTGTGACCATTGCAGACTCTGTTGCATAATAGATTTCAGATTCAGAGTGACAAATGCAGAACTAAATGAGGGATTCAATCTAAACATTGAACTTGCAAAAACATTCAAAGGCAATATATTAACAAATTCAAGCAGACTAGAGCAGCTTCCTTAAGCAAATACTAGAGTATGCAtagaattttgtaaaaatctgaTTCTGACTTTACTAAATGTTCAGTCCTTAAAACCCTACATTTTAATTACTAAACTCTGGCTACCTCAatggtgtgtgtaggtggtgtatatgtatataagtcGATTCATGTTGTATGATTCTGGATGATCTGACGATCGTGATGgtatcaaaacaattttcaagttttgaaacaaacattctgaaaagataggaattatttttatgttttcttgaagAAATGTAACCACAGATAGATAAAGTTTGTTTCTGAAAATTATTATGATAAACTTTTAAGgtgtatttttatgtctttcaaGTTACAATGTGTATCTTTGccataaaaaaatgcattttggtCAAGAATACTTAGTCTTCATCTTTCCTACAGCTACGTTGGTGTGTGAGGCAACTAGCCATCCTCAAAATAAGGCAGAAAATCATTCACCAGAGAAACAAGTTCATTTGGTTGAGGAAACTCACAGAGAAGAGCCTCTAGAAGTACCCAAAAATTCATCAAACAGCTCAGGTATTTTatccattaattaatttaagaaaCATCTTTTCCCTCaatttctttcacacaaatataGTCTATTGTTGCTTGTTATTGAGACAGgagtttattaattttgtttcctgttgttttttttttttggctttcaAAGAGAAAGCCCCTGAAGTCAAATCGCATTTTCTTTACATGAAGGGAAACCctacctttaatttttattcaaagtctttttattgctttttgtgtattattttaatgtgaGATGAAAAGAAGCATGCAGTAAATGATTTGATCTTGTTCACATCATGAATCATGTTTTTGCAGATGCAAAGTCCCTGGAGAAAGGAAAGGAACGGAAGCCAAGCAATTTGATCTGCTCTCTGGAGGAGTGGAGGCATCCTGGAAAACATGCATCATCAGGACCAGAGTATGtgatattcattttttaaaaatgctgatAATTTGACACAtcttttttcaacttttaacatgcttactgtactgtactgttacTTATGTATTGAACTTTGTAAATGCATCATGAATTTTGAGAGTTTGTCCCGTCGACTTTACAGTGGTTCTGAGGGGATTGCTCTACCttagatttgtttattttttttgtttattttttgtgtttattttttttggtggtcgTGCTTCAACTTGGATAAAAGCAATTGGACCTTCATCTTGTTTaatgtgcttctgctgcgtttttcatcctttttctgGTTGCATATAGAATGTTATTTCCTAAGTGCAAATTGTTCAAACTATTTGTAGAATTAGATTACCACCATGTTTCGCTTGCTTTGGCAACAACAATGGttgcagtaaataaaataaagtgatgaatcacacattttgtttcagtttatgGTAGATAAATTATTCATTATATTCTCCACATTAAGAGTGGCAACCCTCTTCTCCCACTTCACGAATCTCCAAATCaaggacagcaggtgcagagggctgctgtgtttaggtaccttagtcggtacagtgatcgacggagGCTCTCCTTTAGCgctcacgtgaaccaagtgtacaaaaaaaGGCCCAGCAGAGGCGTacttctgaggagacttcgcagcttcgacgtcagctctggggtggctggagactgtgtacaggtctctcttgttgagagcatcctctcattcaacattcGCTGCCTGGTATGTGTAGCACGttctactagtcaaagacaaggaaggctgccagaatcatccaccaggcaagtaaaattattggtcaagcacagtgccactttctgacttgtaccttcatgcagtcagaaggaatGGCACATAACaatcatttcggacctgaaacaccctcttCCACACTAGctttccagctgttgccctcaggcaggcgctataaggtaccacgcataaggaagCTGCCTACAGGTcgcttcgtgccagcagccatcaccatcctaaataaaggcacaaggactcaggaggaatcaaacagagactgaagaagagagagtgctgacatctattgtcagccatcagcctctgtgtgtcattcttgtcaatgacattttctggacgcgcAGCAACGgtaaaagttgaaagaaaatacaaatagcaaataaacaactggtcaatgcgtacgtgtcatctacggtgtcaccgatcaccgcaactaaaaaatatatccatggtattttattgccatggcatagcgtcgcacgaactgttcaTCCTAcatttgtgcgagtttgttgctgTCTCGCGTAGAAGTCACTGCGATCTGCGCGTTATTTCGGTATTTACACGATAGTCCCCGACTGTCATTtttggtactgtcatctgacacagacactgttacCTCTGCACCAGGCATTGTCAcaaagagttctgtggtgatgtgGTTTGGAAGAGTACATACCACCTGGCGTttctcttcactgtcgtcatcctgaaggttatggcgcctcccgcagttgaatgtcgctatatcttggagtatacaaatgatcgtctaggtccacaagaaggactgaattAAAAAgtttcggcatggtggtcttgCATTAACCTCTGTGAAGTGGCTGGTGTCTGGACGTCAGACCCACGTCTtgatcctggaacgggcgttgTTGCCAGCGGCCTAGacccagtccttttgttgacaatgtcttctccaGATGAGCTTCATAAAGCCGCAGGCTGCCTGTATGCTGCCtggccacatctgcggtagagtgcCATTatcgatcaaggacgttcttcctaGTAGAAAAGCGAACGCTCgtctcctgcgctcacttgtgaccaaccatcgaccaggtccttgaccaccaggatagggaacgtcctcagacggccgtaaacatgtccaccacgcGAATGCCCACACCACTCTGAGTTtgtttagctgtaagtcctcgTATGTGCCTCGCCCGTGCCACTCGTCAGTGACGCGTCGTTACcgtcactgccggtgtcgagcaacgcatCCATCAACGCCATATATGACAAGCACTCCGCCGtcgacactttccagtcaggccagctacactttatttccctgatcctgttacggaaaacgggggGCAGtcctttccctgaccggtcgggctgcagtccttccgagatggtgtcaatcgccgccacttggGAGTGCTggttcgacgctctgcgccgccttctacctcgcctgcttaaattctggagcttcgcggcgtatcgtcgaccacctcatcacgtttgCTGTGGCATGATGTCGACAGTATCGCCGTCGCCTCCACTGGACACCCAGATCTTTCTAGGCGTATCtattgcgtcatgcggaagcatcataaatcgacgtctggcaggtcctcAGTGagcaagatgtaaccacgagccgcattctgacacatggggtttatggcgagagctaactcgacctctgtttcaatctcgtcgacactcgttggtcaccggaaactactgaaagcggactaactagtatgctcgtagagcctctgcccacccaacggatagcatcatggtcctctgtactaatcttctgtcgtgggcttctgcccgtgatgaacaatgtttccttttgttcagcagtgcttttaggcccttggtcacccaaggtttgttgttaggataaacatacactgctttgatggtctggtgcaatcaacactattttactcctcacttttactcctaactgtatgttaaatgtctgtatgggtatgtgagcaaagacaaatttctgccctgggtctcctgggcagacaataaagtctgttttgatttgatttgatttgatttgattactCAATATCTCCTCCTTATTCTcttgatgtcactaacctttGTTCTCTGGAGTTGTTACTGTTAAATCTACAGCCGGAACACAGCGAGTCTTTGcgttgttctttctttgacatctttgtgattattttatgACCTTGTTCAGCACAATGAGTCCACCTTTGGCAaagatattgcgctttataaattctcactttattattaatttttttaattgctgatAAAAGTGATCTATTGaccttttcttaattttgtctgtctttagaaGGGTATCATTCTATCAGTTTAATAAGATCAGGGATGTTCTGTTGTattagtaaaattaaaatagtaTTGTTTTATGAgcaaaaaaaagtgaaatagcATTTCTTGTATTTGTGTGATGAATTTTTCACTTTTGATATTCATGTGCTTTTGAACTGTTTTTATGTAGACTTCTTGTTCACAGTGAATCAAGTGATAAAAAGAAGCCTCGTAGGAGTGCTGAAAAAACTATGCAAGAAATTGCAAAGATGGCACCCAAGATGGGACTGCAACGAACTTGGTCTCTTAGACTCCAGAAGAGTAGCTCTGCATCTTTACTTCCCGATGTCAAGACAAGTGAACAAACAACCTCAGCAGCTGAGTCTAAACCCCCACGAAATCCTGTGAGAGGTTTGTCTGCAAGGCGATTGCGCAGCAACTCCATAACACAACTTAAAAAGGAAAGTGAGGCACCTAAGATGCAGAAGATGCCTCAACGTGAATTGTTGTCAGGGCCACAGTGTTTAAAGTATGTATCCATACACAAAAGTTGAAAATTTGCAGACTTTTAAGTTGTTCAGACATATCAGAATTTGATGCtgcttatttttcaaaactttacttgcacagaaaataattattttggttttgtgtatTATACCTACCTCAAACTGTTAGGTTAGTCAGTTAACTAACAACCTATAGAAAGGTTTTTAAATGAATGTGttagggtttgtttttttttaaatgttctatatatatatagtgaaatgacaattttttttgtttctttcaaatattcttTTGCTAATTTGGTAAGCATTTGCTGTTATCAACTGAACTACtgccaaaaatattttatgcagaTAATATCATTcactctttttctccttccataTACTTTTCTGATAAGCATAGGCTGCAAAATATTGTGAATATATACATGTCTTGaatgcacatttaaaatatgCACTTGTACCAATTAGTCCTGAAGTGCAATGCCAATTGATAGTATTTATTGTCAACTTTACTTTCCTTGTGCCAGAATGCCAGCAGAGGGTTCTGGCTCATCAAAAGTGAAAACAACAGAAGAGCTGGAATTGGAGCACattaagcaaatgaaaaaggaacTTAAGCACAAGCTACGGCTGGCCCAAGAATCCTATAAGAAGGCAATGACAGGAGCACCCTGTGCAGTGCGGCCTGCCCATTCTTCGAGGGATCTAACTGTGCCCCAGGAGTTTCATTTTCATACTGATGCTCGGCTCAAGTCACAATCTAATGAGGAGAAAAATGCTACAGAGGAAAAGACAGCTGCAGACTTTGTCAAGTCTCTTCGGTCTCATACCCTTGTGTCATCTGTAAGTTTGCTGTCTATGAAGATTCTTTACTCTTTCCCTCCTATTTCCTTGTtcagtttcaagaaaaatgcaaatgaaatgGAAAGTTGATCTTAAATGATCAACACTGATGCTCTGAATTGTTTCTGCTTACAGTTTCGGTTTTAAGCAAACTGTTCATTTTCACAATTGTGATCCTTGAATTTTAATCCCAAGTGTGCTtgaatttgaaatatttttaaaaaatcacgaTAAAAAAACCTTAACATGACAAAAAAGATAACTCAAAGTAATAATTAAAgttcaaaattaaaagaaagaaaccattCCTACCTCATTCTGTCATGAAATAGTATTCTTGtaaatcaaaaagaaattaagtatATGAAGTTgtatttgcaaaataaaattttgatataTGGTTACACACAATCGATGTTCACTGCGATGTTTAGTACTGTAGTCAGTAGATAATAATAGTCgcacactgtgtagaaaggaataaAGATTAACTTAAGGgtcaaaaatatgaaaaattattgaatGTGATTGACACAGGTGGGCTGAAAGGTCCAGACATATTTGTCCACTGGAgttaataatgtttgtttgcatACAAGTTCTCACACGCTGCCATACTCTCTTGCAATGAAAAACCAACTGGCTCTAATCTGTAACAGTTGCACATTATTTGATAAGAAAGACATTTTCTGTCACACCGTTCTTTTCTGCTTTGCTCAGCTCTCATAATTAAATGGCATGATCCCCAGATCCACaatgatttcatatttttagtATGTCAAACCTTTACTTTTTCCAAGTTCTCTTTCTcactaataatatatttttttaagagtatATAGTTGCTTAAATTCTGTAATCTTCGTGAATGGAAGTGCTGTGAAAAATTATAATCCGTTTTGGTTATGCAATtgcttttagtttctttttttaagtgccTGCAATTTCCATTTTAACATCATTTCTCTATTGTTATTATGAATTTCAAAATTGAAGGAAAGCTTTATTTGTTgctataaaagtttttttatagATAACAAGAATTTAGTAGGTCAGGTATTTTCTGCGCTTATTAATACATGGCTTAACCCTGtggagatagaaaaaaagatctAGGAGAAATGGGGAAAGGTGtaacaaattacaaaaagtatGTATGTCTAAAAGAATTTTGCACCAAAAATCTGAGACTTGGCCTTGTTTGCAGGAGTCATCAACAGGACCAAAGATGTGCACCCTTCCCCAACCATTCCACTTGtctgaaaagaaagcaaagcaaGAAAAGCCTGCAACTGTCACAAAGTTTGAATCTACAGCAGAGAAGATTACAGCATTTCACAAGCGCACACCAGAAAGATTCCATGTTCGTCCACGAAGTATGTTTCTCTCTTGTGCCCTTCATTCTTGCTTCAGAAATTTAAGTGCTAAAGGCAGCTGATACAAGAATCAAACAAGCAGGAAATTTATTACTTGATAGCAATTAGTATATGATAATGAACTGGTTGAATCAACCATAGATTGATCTGCCAATCTGGGCAGATAAAATGTACTTGGTATAATGGtcctttttgtctttcagattcaagattctttgtTAATCATTTCACCCTTTAAAggatattgagatattaaaaatatatatacacacaaattcacacatatatatctatcttTATGTACAATATCTCTCACTCATACCTACACACGTGTGTGAGCACACAAGCACTTGGTTTGTAACAGGtaacataataaaatttaattttctgttatCACTCATTCTTTCCCTTTTCTATCCCTTTAAAaccctttaaaatatatttttgtttgtaataaaataaatccaagtatataaacacatgtaatcAAATGATAAACTTTTATCATAGAGTGtttctgcttttctctttcattcttacCTAAGTCACAGACGCTcactcatatctgcttatatatgtgtttataaatCTCTCTCCCCCCCTCCTTTTCAGGCATAGAGAAAGCAAAGGTGAAGCGTGCTCGATCAAATTCCCCAGCAAAGCTGACTGTTCCCCGCACACCCAACTTGCAGTGCGTGGCCGTCATCGTCCCATTCATGTTCTTTCTCAAAAGGAGCTTGAAGATCTGGAGATTGAGGAGATGAAAAAGTATGAACATGTACTTTCttgaacaaatgttttttgtgttgatgaAAAATTGGGGGCTGTAATATTTCAGCATTAAAAAGGGGGTACAGCATCAGATTTGTCTAAATAGTGAAGAAGCATAGCAATTAGtcatttgtatttctgtttctttgccttAAGGGTTTTTGTAACTTATGTGGGTTTATCAGAAATCAGTTCAAGGCACGGCCAGTCAATGAAAAGATTCTGAGCAATCCTCATTGTGGTGTGAAAAAAGTACCCAGCAAACCTCCCACTGAGCCCGAGGAGTTTGCCTTATCTTGCAACCTGCGTGGCAGAAATGAGACCAAacacgaggaggaggaggacaaccACTATGAATTCCATGCTAAGCCTTTAAATAAGAAGATTTTGGAGGGGCCTGTGGTAAGCTAGTTtccttttgtgtcttttttaaaacccaCAGTCATGGACTCTTTGAGTGTCAGAGGGTATACTTGCTTCGATTTTCAGCAAAACTGTCAGCAacttctaattttttaattttttttttgttgttccttTTGCCTTAGCAGAAGTAAAGGCCTTATCCTGGGGATTTAGGCACTTTGTGGAtaatctttttcttcctgttccCTAAAGACAAAGGACGTGAAAGGcttttatagattttttaataatctaTGCACAATATcatgattttcattttatttgattcactacaaatgttatgaaaaatatgtgagtcagtattttcttatttacaggGCATAAAGCCTGTACAGCCAACTTTGCCAACAGTTCCAAAGTCGCCAGCATTTGCTCTCAAGAACAGAATTCGGTTGCCTTTGGAGCTTCCTGAAGAGAATGTAAGAGAaacatcttttgttttatgtCCTTATCGCTTTCACCAACTTGCTTAATTACAATGTTTGAAAGTACTCTTGAATCATTAAGACTAAATACCTTTATTGCTCTAGGCAGATCTAGGCTGAACAGATTAACAACTACTTGTCTTGAATGTCTTGAAAATCAAATGTTTAGATTTTTGTCATGAGTTTTGCACACTCTATGCAAGTGGTGGTGGGTGCGTGAGATCGTGAATACTTTACAATATTGGGCACGTTTAGTCCAAAAGATAAGTTGAAATATTCAGCATACTTCATCCTAAAAATGTTGGCAAAGCCTTTAACTATTGCGTTTTGTGCAGTCAaagttgcttaaaaaaaaaaaagaaagaaaacacaaacaagaggCTGCAAAAAGTCAGCTTTTCTCCTTTAGACCAAATGGTGCTTCTGTGCCTGAAAGTATTAGTTAATATAGGTATATAATAGTTCTGGTATTATTACAATGATGTTGCAGCCTGAACCATATCAGAGTGTAAAGATGAAGCCAGTGCCACACATAGGAATCCCATTTCAGCCCAAGCTGGTGCACCAGCATACGATTCCTGAACCTTTCACAGTCGAACTGCGTAGTAAGGCTATGATTGCTCAACGAGaagaaaaaatcaaacagaCCCTGGAAGAAGAAAAGCGGGTCTGTTTCCTtctattagttttttttttaaagttgtgtgTAAGTTTTTCACTTTCTACCATTTctgaatttttacaaaaataatttgacagCAGTTACTTTTATTTGCAAGGTAAGCCCTGATGATCAGAGTTTTTGGAAGTTAGTCTTGCACTATGGTGACTAGATTTTAAACCAGTCTAGAGGTCTTGTAAAGATTTTGAGACATAGCACCAGAACTTCATAAAGACAGTGAAGTAAACTTTTCAACAGGCTCGAGAGTTCCATGCCCAGCCTCTGCCAAGTTTGGAGCCTGGTGAACTTCCCCCCAAGATGGCCCGTGAGCCTACCAAGCCAGAGCCTTTTATGTTGGAGACTGATGTACGAGGCTCCAAGTACACACAGGAGATAGTGCAGAAGGTGGGCAGCTCAAAGGTACATAGTGTGGTTTGTTATAGCTTGGGGAATACACTTTTTGTGCGCCAGTGGCTTTGCTTTGGCAgttctgtatattttacattctttttctgAGAAGAAAAATGCGATGCATTCCTCAAGTTTTGCATTTTCgcttcaaagaaagaaagcttaGCTTTTAAGTCATGTGTTGCATTTATCTTtgcttatgtttttattttaagtaatgCAAACTGATTGCTTTGTGACTGGTTGGTCCTAATTTGCCTTCTGTATGTTTATGGTGCAAATGTCTGTTTCATTTTAGGATGACATAATGCTTTAGCTTAATTGAAAGAACAGAGTTTTATGGCACAACAACATATTGGAAGTGCATGATGTCTtctatatacatgtgtatgatAGTGAACTGCTGTTCTTGCTTCACTTACATTCTTTTAAATAGTCAAGTGCTCAGGCATTCCTTTTGTAGCTTGCATTGGTGCAATAGCAAATCTCCTCAACGTTGAATTCTAAACATATCTTTTTCCAAGAGAAAATTTCCCTTGGAAAGAAATAAGTATTTACAACTGAAGTTTGATATTAAGCACACCAGCTATTGTATAtgcacaaatgaaaagaaaattacccAGGGTGCCTTCTACAATTTGGTACCTGCTGAAAGATGGTAGATTGGAGGATAAATATATAAGCTGTGGACTAAACTAATTGCATCCCTGCCATTTGTCCATATTTTAAAGGCCTCTTTGGAAAGCATGATTTCTTGATGAAACGTTTTGGAGGTGCGGAGGTGAGATTCTTTGCAATGTACAAAGCTTGTGAAAATGCATGCTGAGCTATATTGCATTGTCCGTAGATAAACATTGGTATGTTCCTAATTTCAGTTGAAAGATGAAGAGGAGCAGAAGAAAGCGATGGTATTCAAGGCTCAGCCCAACCTCATCATCTACAAAGAACCCTTCTTGCCAGCAAAGTCCACCAAGCCACTTACAGGTGTGTAATGCTGTAAATAATCATCCTGTGATTTCTCCCATTTTGTTCCTTAAAATTTCTGACACCATTTTCTCTAAATTGTGTGAATGGCTTCATGCAATGCCCCTACTCTTGATGCTTTTGaacaaaatgtctgaaactTTGTTTTACAGTCTTTTTgccttgaaatatttttataattgcaGAAGTATCTGATTTTGAGCTGAACTCTGAACGGAGAGCAGCACAA comes from the Pomacea canaliculata isolate SZHN2017 linkage group LG12, ASM307304v1, whole genome shotgun sequence genome and includes:
- the LOC112576564 gene encoding LOW QUALITY PROTEIN: targeting protein for Xklp2-like (The sequence of the model RefSeq protein was modified relative to this genomic sequence to represent the inferred CDS: inserted 1 base in 1 codon); the encoded protein is MAHVEDDSRWDYDCPQYIDFTVPLQFNDGADKLFEQGLIGEGPSVTSQHATLVCEATSHPQNKAENHSPEKQVHLVEETHREEPLEVPKNSSNSSDAKSLEKGKERKPSNLICSLEEWRHPGKHASSGPDESSDKKKPRRSAEKTMQEIAKMAPKMGLQRTWSLRLQKSSSASLLPDVKTSEQTTSAAESKPPRNPVRGLSARRLRSNSITQLKKESEAPKMQKMPQRELLSGPQCLKMPAEGSGSSKVKTTEELELEHIKQMKKELKHKLRLAQESYKKAMTGAPCAVRPAHSSRDLTVPQEFHFHTDARLKSQSNEEKNATEEKTAADFVKSLRSHTLVSSESSTGPKMCTLPQPFHLSEKKAKQEKPATVTKFESTAEKITAFHKRTPERFHVRPRKKAKVKRARSNSPAKLTVPRTPNLQCVXRHRPIHVLSQKELEDLEIEEMKKNQFKARPVNEKILSNPHCGVKKVPSKPPTEPEEFALSCNLRGRNETKHEEEEDNHYEFHAKPLNKKILEGPVGIKPVQPTLPTVPKSPAFALKNRIRLPLELPEENPEPYQSVKMKPVPHIGIPFQPKLVHQHTIPEPFTVELRSKAMIAQREEKIKQTLEEEKRAREFHAQPLPSLEPGELPPKMAREPTKPEPFMLETDVRGSKYTQEIVQKVGSSKLKDEEEQKKAMVFKAQPNLIIYKEPFLPAKSTKPLTEVSDFELNSERRAAQREDFELRKKEREAELEGQRRLREQRQKEEEEAAIAKLRAEMVHHPNPIRRYAPVVVKPSDKPLTEAESPRFSERLRAKVRL